A region from the Brassica napus cultivar Da-Ae chromosome C8, Da-Ae, whole genome shotgun sequence genome encodes:
- the LOC106362120 gene encoding RNA demethylase ALKBH10B, translated as MAMPPGNVAPGNWILDGRDGFISWIRGEFAAANAIIDSLCQHLIAIGDHNEYEGVVSAIQQRQSSWSQVLYMQHFFPIADVSYALEQAAWKRQQKTMMPQRHYNSDQIGGRRSGNGFNKHHHGGYRGGGTMVRNGHRSDSDGYKIESKLASGDKAVSVGEERRDGSEKLKSDNNLSSEQTQDEKDKECTASMAKTFVVQEMYEAKMVNVVEGLKLYDSMVDAKEVSQLISLANNLRNAGRRGQLQSDAFVGYKRPNRGHGREMIQLGLPIADTRPDDETIKERRIEPIPSFLSDIIERLVSNQFIPVKPDSCIIDFFNEGDHSQPHMFPPWFGRPVGILSLSECDLTFGRVIVSDQPGDYKGSLKLSLTPGSVLVVEGKSADLAKFAIHSIRKQRILITFTKSQPGNGLNWGPPPPLSRSPNHHNRQPKHYPVIPTTTGVLPTPSVQPVFIAPSPPLPPPMPFPGGGVVPGATSWPLLPHTRHQAPPQPRMPIPGTGVFLPPGSAQEQVEMKTKEGACNGNAADECGGGKQVN; from the exons ATGGCAATGCCACCTGGCAATGTTGCTCCCGGAAACTGGATCCTGGACGGGAGAGACGGGTTCATCTCGTGGATCCGCGGGGAGTTCGCTGCGGCCAACGCGATCATTGACTCGCTCTGCCAGCATCTAATAGCGATTGGGGATCACAACGAATACGAGGGCGTGGTCTCAGCCATCCAACAGCGTCAATCGAGCTGGTCTCAGGTTCTTTATATGCAGCATTTTTTCCCCATCGCGGATGTTTCCTACGCTCTGGAGCAAGCTGCTTGGAAGCGGCAACAGAAGACGATGATGCCTCAAAGGCATTACAACTCCGATCAGATTGGAGGAAGGAGATCAGGGAATGGGTTTAACAAGCATCATCATGGTGGTTATAGAGGAGGTGGGACAATGGTGAGAAACGGGCATCGCTCGGATTCGGATGGTTACAAGATTGAATCTAAGCTAGCAAGTGGTGATAAGGCAGTATCTGTTGGTGAGGAGAGGAGAG ATGGTAGCGAGAAATTGAAGAGTGATAACAATCTCAGTTCTGAGCAGACGCAGGACGAGAAAGATAAAGAGTGTACCGCAAGCATGGCAAAGACTTTTGTTGTCCAAGAGATGTATGAAGCGAAAATG GTTAATGTTGTAGAAGGACTGAAGCTATACGATTCGATGGTCGACGCAAAGGAAGTTTCTCAACTCATTTCTCTTGCAAACAATCTGAGAAACGCTGGAAGAAGAGGTCAACTTCAAA GTGATGCATTTGTGGGCTATAAAAGGCCAAATAGAGGACATGGACGTGAGATGATCCAACTCGGTCTCCCCATTGCTGATACCAGGCCTGATGATGAGACTATCAAAG AGAGAAGAATAGAGCCAATCCCATCGTTCCTTTCAGACATCATTGAACGTTTGGTCTCAAATCAATTCATACCTGTGAAACCTGACTCATGCATCATTGATTTCTTCAACGAG GGAGATCACTCGCAGCCTCATATGTTCCCTCCCTGGTTTGGACGACCTGTTGGGATCTTGTCCTTATCGGAATGTGATTTGACATTTGGAAGAGTCATTGTCTCTGATCAACCAGGAGACTACAAGGGCTCTCTCAAGCTGTCCCTCACTCCCGG ATCGGTTCTTGTGGTGGAAGGCAAATCAGCAGATCTTGCTAAGTTTGCGATTCACTCAATCCGAAAGCAGAGGATTCTCATCACCTTCACCAAGTCTCAGCCGGGAAACGGACTTAACTGGGGTCCACCACCACCGCTTAGCAGATCGCCAAATCATCACAACCGTCAGCCAAAACATTACCCTGTTATCCCCACCACCACCGGTGTCTTGCCCACACCGTCTGTTCAGCCGGTTTTCATAGCACCTTCTCCTCCGCTTCCCCCTCCAATGCCGTTCCCAGGTGGTGGTGTCGTGCCTGGAGCAACAAGCTGGCCACTGCTGCCTCATACACGACACCAGGCGCCACCACAGCCTCGAATGCCCATCCCTGGAACCGGTGTCTTCCTCCCACCCGGTTCAGCTCAAGAACAGGTGGAAATGAAGACGAAAGAGGGAGCTTGTAACGGAAACGCTGCTGATGAGTGCGGTGGCGGTAAACAGGTCAATTAG
- the LOC106362121 gene encoding protein OBERON 3: MIGEKDLAIDGECSRTKTSKPLFSHLNNNNNQPERISVRSSNLDGSPSKSSPRSGNELTLSYLCGENRDLSEKIADQKGKEVVTTISENPSYDEKRIERDFFNLRETKRKAHHDDDVVKEEENNKIETLNLSLSLPDVSLSLTASNAVKRPRVASSERTASFSNDFTAATASYSHSHPFSHNMSCSMTRNSTDFETSDHVWCAGEGTNGSVHSRFRPVGDGGGGGVLAVNPFSGKPSNSSEYSFFPSELPARPGTEAVAAKLPNPEEDDAVRSEKVLYDIVSKSISSVALIIQGMAEETLEAAKEYLRNLIDSPEHKEKLTCLQSHIDKRSDLCKETLSKCVKDQLDILVSVRTGLKYFLSGKIRIPMNELVEIFLFLRCRNVNCKSLLPVDDCECKICSKNKGFCSSCMCPVCLRFDSASNTCSWVGCDVCSHWCHAACGIRENLIKPGNSVKGPRGRTEMLFHCVGCAHKSEMFGFVKDVFVCCAKNWGAETLVKELDCVGKVFSGSDDGKGKALHLKASEMVKKLESKQISPQDASNFIIQFFNYAESVSEFPEPKEQTVVAESSYRKDEASVTPSTSKDQMKKGFALADAMMNSFDSLESMVRIKEAETRMFQKKADEARIEAESFKRMTEMKTEKMEEEYAEKIARLCLKETEERRRNKLEELKKLENSHCDYRNMKLRMESEIAGLLKRMESTRQQLV; the protein is encoded by the exons ATGATAGGAGAGAAAGATCTCGCTATCGACGGCGAATGCTCTCGAACCAAAACATCAAAGCCtctattctctcatctcaacaacaacaacaatcaacCTGAGAGAATCAGCGTCCGGTCCAGTAACCTCGATGGGTCTCCTTCTAAATCCTCGCCCAGATCAGGAAACGAGCTCACTCTCAGCTACCTCTGCGGCGAGAACCGCGACCTCTCCGAGAAAATCGCTGACCAAAAGGGGAAAGAAGTGGTAACAACCATCTCCGAGAATCCAAGCTACGACGAGAAGCGGATCGAGAGAGACTTCTTCAACCTCAGAGAAACCAAACGAAAGGCCCATCACGACGATGACGTCgtcaaagaagaagagaataatAAGATCGAGACGCTAAacctctctctatctctcccCGACGTCTCTCTATCTCTGACGGCCTCAAACGCCGTCAAAAGGCCGAGGGTAGCGAGCAGCGAGCGAACGGCGTCGTTTTCGAACGACTTCACGGCGGCGACGGCGTCGTACTCCCACTCCCACCCTTTCTCCCACAACATGAGCTGCTCGATGACTCGAAACTCCACGGACTTCGAGACCTCCGATCACGTCTGGTGCGCCGGCGAAGGAACCAACGGATCCGTCCACAGCCGATTCAGACCCGTCGgcgacggcggcggcggcggagtCCTCGCGGTCAATCCCTTCTCCGGCAAACCCTCGAACTCCTCCGAGTACTCCTTCTTCCCTTCCGAGCTCCCAGCTCGTCCCGGGACCGAAGCCGTCGCCGCCAAATTACCCAATCCGGAAGAAGACGACGCGGTTAGATCGGAGAAGGTCCTCTACGACATCGTTTCGAAGTCTATCTCTTCCGTGGCGTTGATTATCCAAGGGATGGCTGAAGAGACCCTGGAAGCAGCTAAAGAGTACTTGAGAAACTTGATCGACTCTCCCGAGCACAAGGAGAAGCTGACGTGTCTTCAGAGCCACATCGACAAAAGATCCGATCTTTGCAAAGAGACGCTCTCCAAATGCGTCAAGGACCAGCTGGACATTCTTGTATCCGTGAGAACGGGGCTTAAGTACTTCCTCTCTGGTAAAATCAGAATCCCTATGAACGAGCTTGTGGAGATTTTCCTCTTCTTGAGATGCAGGAATGTTAATTGCAAGAGTCTGTTACCTGTTGATGACTGTGAGTGCAAGATCTGTTCGAAAAACAAAGGCTTTTGCAGCTCTTGTATGTGTCCGGTTTGCTTGAGGTTTGATTCGGCTAGCAATACTTGTAGTTGGGTGGGGTGTGATGTGTGTTCTCATTGGTGTCACGCTGCGTGTGGGATTCGGGAGAATCTGATCAAACCGGGGAATAGCGTGAAAGGTCCTCGAGGAAGGACCGAGATGCTGTTCCATTGCGTTGGATGCGCTCACAAGTCGGAGATGTTTGGGTTCGTTAAGGATGTGTTCGTGTGTTGCGCTAAGAACTGGGGGGCTGAGACTCTTGTCAAGGAGCTTGACTGCGTTGGAAAGGTTTTTAGTGGGAGCGATGATGGTAAAGGCAAAGCTTTGCATCTCAAAGCTAGTGAGATGGTTAAGAAGCTGGAGAGTAAACAGATCTCTCCGCAAGATGCTTCTAACTTCATCATTCAGTTTTTCAACT ATGCAGAGTCGGTATCAGAGTTTCCTGAACCGAAAGAGCAAACAGTTGTAGCAGAATCGAGCTACAGAAAAGACGAGGCATCCGTGACGCCTTCAACGTCCAAGGACCAAATGAAGAAGGGCTTTGCGTTAGCAGATGCGATGATGAACAGTTTCGATAGTTTGGAGAGCATGGTGAGGATCAAGGAGGCTGAAACGAGAATGTTCCAGAAGAAAGCGGACGAGGCGAGGATAGAGGCGGAGAGTTTCAAGAGGATGACAGAAATGAAGACGGAGAAGATGGAGGAGGAGTACGCGGAGAAGATAGCTCGGCTGTGTCTGAAGGAGACGGAAGAGAGGAGGAGGAATAAGCTGGAGGAGTTGAAGAAGCTTGAGAACTCGCACTGCGATTACAGGAACATGAAGCTGAGGATGGAGTCTGAGATCGCAGGGTTGCTGAAGAGAATGGAAAGTACAAGACAACAATTGGTATGA
- the LOC106360214 gene encoding cyclin-SDS-like, giving the protein MKEIASRISKRKAEPTPFAGKKLRSIPSRRKRAQISPVAIQPPLSHKEVGVSAASVDSCSNLLSAVDDNVSCGSSRVEKSFGKNRIEEEEVSRPGKDVKKETIADPKFRRITRSYSKLTKEKIIDETEASESSFTRSDVTFAESKESDVVSFVSAVESCSKLGGDNEETEISKRSGFMEEVKELKPEVETVGCVSDLACTETFSGEDVSDDYEDDLSEQRSQIFSQSSDLDSSDYTPSMYFDSGSQFSEKSSSGSPVSHTRSLYLQYKEQFCRSTIPNGFESSRHDQNREIHSELVRFEDEEVEESYQMLRERERSHAYLRDCAKAYCSRMDHADFIPRLRLIMVRWIVEQCSDMGFQQETLFLGVSLLDRFLSKGSFNSERTLVLVGIASLTLATRIEENQLYNSIRKRNFYIENLKYSRHEVVAMEWLILEVLNFKCFSPTIFNFLWFYLKAARANREVERVAKSFAVASLSDHTQLCFWPSSVAAGLVVLACIKHNKISAYQRVVKVHVRTKDNDLHECVKSLEWFLGQ; this is encoded by the exons ATGAAGGAGATCGCGTCGAGGATTTCAAAGCGCAAGGCTGAGCCGACGCCGTTCGCCGGGAAGAAGCTTCGGTCGATTCCGTCTCGCCGGAAGAGAGCTCAGATCTCTCCAGTTGCTATCCAGCCACCTCTCTCTCACAAGGAAGTAGGAGTATCCGCTGCTTCCGTTGATTCCTGCTCCAATTTGCTCTCTGCAGTCGACGACAACGTTTCATGCGGTTCTAGCAGAGTCGAGAAGAGCTTCGGGAAGAATCGAattgaagaggaagaagttTCTCGACCTGGTAAAGATGTAAAGAAGGAGACGATCGCTGATCCGAAGTTTCGGAGGATCACTAGATCATACTCTAAGCTAACCAAGGAGAAGATCATAGATGAGACTGAAGCAAGCGAATCGTCCTTCACACGATCCGACGTGACATTCGCCGAGAGTAAGGAGAGCGACGTCGTTTCATTCGTTTCGGCGGTGGAGTCTTGCTCGAAGCTCGGAGGCGATAACGAAGAAACCGAAATCTCCAAACGGAGCGGATTCATGGAAGAGGTAAAGGAACTGAAGCCGGAGGTTGAGACAGTCGGATGCGTCTCCGATCTCGCTTGCACGGAGACGTTCTCCGGCGAAGATGTTTCGGACGATTACGAGGATGATTTATCGGAGCAGCGTTCCCAGATATTTTCGCAGTCCTCCGACCTCGATTCATCGGATTACACTCCGTCAATGTACTTCGATTCCGGAAGCCAATTCTCTGAGAAATCTAGCTCTGGTTCTCCAGTTTCACATACTCGCTCTCTGTACCTTCAGTACAAGGAACAGTTCTGTAGATCCACGATTCCCAACGGTTTCGAATCTTCTCGCCATGATCAAAACCGTGAAATTCACTCTGAA CTGGTAAGATTTGAAGATGAAGAGGTGGAAGAGAGCTATCAAATGCTgagggaaagagagagaagcCATGCGTATTTGCGTGACTGTGCTAAGGCTTACTGCTCCAGGATGGACCACGCTGATTTCATCCCTCGTCTACGCTTGATCATGGTTCGATGGATTGTGGAG CAATGTTCTGACATGGGGTTTCAGCAAGAGACCTTGTTTCTAGGAGTTAGTCTGCTGGATCGATTCTTGAGCAAAGGATCCTTCAACAGCGAGAGGACTCTAGTACTAGTCGGGATTGCGAGTCTTACTCTGGCCACCAGGATTGAAGAAAACCAACTTTACAATAG CATCCGGAAAAGGAACTTCTACATTGAGAACCTAAAGTATAGCCGTCATGAAGTGGTGGCAATGGAGTGGCTGATTCTAGAAGTCCTCAACTTCAAATGCTTCTCACCCACAATCTTTAACTTCTTATG GTTTTACCTAAAAGCTGCTCGAGCTAATCGAGAAGTTGAAAGGGTAGCCAAATCCTTTGCCGTTGCGTCACTGTCCGATCACACACAACTCTGTTTTTGGCCCTCGAGTGTAGCAGCCGGACTCGTAGTTCTTGCCTGCATCAAACACAACAAAATCTCAGCCTACCAACGAGTCGTAAAG GTTCATGTTAGAACAAAAGATAACGACCTGCATGAATGCGTCAAG AGCCTGGAATGGTTCCTTGGGCAGTAa
- the LOC125591710 gene encoding uncharacterized protein LOC125591710, producing the protein MPKRQKKKGERGSSSVQTARLSTKGNFRKTDRSHPANREITQQWDIHDDDFYEQMRGVEICPSRFAHRDTTDALGITEDIEALFEKIGLGYIFDLHCDCYADLTRQFLASARLYHPDEDNPVADKAMFSFIVNRQFHSMTIFQLCDVFGFEKGRQSCVPDFPEHNDFWKFIASGNFISREAKQARIRSPVLRYAVRVISSVIYGKTEPAAVTKDELALLFIGAGHLWPQGADITYVSGKDINIGAVIAEKLAYFKVSDTKRCGFGAVIARILRQCGVFLPPFDRVVDKKGMHQNFFDMRALISSHYLTGPWRGSIDKSAPHIYQFHDPQGREQFVKLPYTAITALTDPGALIFLPPPAFLCARPATLKKKGVASSSTHQQAPHDDIEEEPEDEESLFPTDFTPYMLPPAPPATASAAEINAWSIKSHQTNNSILLKMWKGICNIKKGCASQPAVSGDSDDDSSAHDTAVGPEAAEDSDDDGALERCSKRRTDRNA; encoded by the coding sequence ATGCCtaagagacagaagaagaagGGTGAGCGTGGGAGTTCCTCGGTACAGACTGCTAGGCTCAGCACAAAGGGCAATTTCCGAAAGACGGATAGGTCTCATCCTGCGAATCGAGAGATAACCCAGCAGTGGGATATAcatgatgatgatttctacGAGCAGATGAGGGGAGTGGAAATATGTCCGTCGCGCTTCGCTCACAGAGACACTACAGATGCATTGGGGATAACCGAGGATATTGAAGCCTTGTTCGAGAAGATTGGCCTGGGGTACATCTTCGATCTCCACTGTGATTGCTATGCTGATTTGACCAGGCAGTTCCTCGCATCAGCCCGCCTCTACCATCCTGACGAGGACAACCCGGTAGCTGATAAGGCGATGTTCTCCTTCATTGTGAACAGGCAGTTCCACTCCATGACCATCTTTCAGCTGTGCGACGTCTTTGGGTTCGAGAAAGGACGTCAATCTTGTGTTCCTGACTTCCCGGAACACAATGATTTCTGGAAATTCATCGCTTCAGGAAACTTCATCTCTAGAGAGGCCAAGCAAGCTAGAATTCGTAGCCCTGTTCTGCGATATGCAGTGAGAGTGATCAGCAGTGTTATCTATGGGAAGACAGAACCCGCTGCAGTGACAAAAGATGAGCTAGCTCTTCTGTTCATCGGGGCTGGACACCTATGGCCTCAGGGCGCAGACATTACCTATGTTAGCGGGAAGGACATAAACATAGGAGCTGTGATCGCGGAGAAGCTTGCGTACTTCAAAGTTTCAGACACGAAGAGATGTGGGTTTGGAGCGGTCATCGCACGGATCTTAAGGCAATGTGGAGTGTTTCTTCCACCTTTTGACAGAGTGGTGGATAAGAAGGGGATGCATCAGAACTTTTTCGACATGAGAGCACTCATTAGCAGCCACTACCTCACCGGCCCTTGGCGAGGTAGCATCGACAAGTCAGCCCCTCATATCTACCAGTTCCATGACCCACAAGGGAGAGAGCAATTTGTCAAACTACCCTATACCGCCATCACAGCGCTGACTGATCCAGGTGCTCTCATATTTCTACCACCGCCTGCATTTCTCTGCGCCAGACCCGcgacactgaagaagaaaggagtcgCATCATCATCGACACACCAGCAGGCACCACATGATGATATAGAGGAGGAGCCTGAAGATGAGGAAAGTCTTTTCCCCACGGATTTCACTCCGTATATGCTGCCACCAGCACCTCCCGCTACTGCATCCGCTGCTGAGATCAACGCTTGGTCCATCAAGAgccatcaaaccaacaactccatACTGCTGAAGATGTGGAAGGGAATCTGCAACATTAAGAAGGGATGCGCATCACAGCCAGCTGTTTCTGGAGATAGCGATGACGACTCAAGCGCTCACGACACCGCTGTTGGACCTGAGGCAGCGGaggactctgatgatgatggagcaTTGGAGAGGTGCTCGAAGAGGCGCACTGACCGCAACGCCTGA
- the LOC106362122 gene encoding aspartate-semialdehyde dehydrogenase — protein sequence MATLTHHTPQTGFLSRLPLRPKPRAFSARVKMSLQESAPSLAVVGVTGAVGQEFLSVLSDRDFPYSSVKMLASKRSAGKRVAFDGREYTVEELTAESFDGVDIALFSAGGSISKEFGPRAAERGTIVVDNSSAFRMVEGVPLVIPEVNPEAMKGIKVGNGKGALIANPNCSTIICLMAVTPLHHHAKVKRMVVSTYQAASGAGAAAMEELVQQTREVLAGKPPTCNIFSQQYAFNLFSHNAPITENGYNEEEMKLVKETRKIWNDTEVKVTATCIRVPVMRAHAESVNLQFENPLDENTARELLRKASGVYIIDDRASNTFPTPLDVSNKDDVAVGRIRRDVSQDGNFGLDIFVCGDQIRKGAALNAVQIAEMLL from the exons ATGGCGACTCTCACTCACCACACCCCACAGACCGGTTTCCTCTCCAGGCTCCCTCTCAGACCCAAACCCAGAGCCTTCTCCGCAAGAGTCAAAATGTCTCTCCAGGAATCAGCGCCCTCCCTCGCCGTCGTCGGCGTCACCGGCGCCGTCGGACAAGAGTTCCTCTCCGTCCTATCCGATCGAGACTTCCCTTACAGCTCCGTCAAGATGCTCGCGTCGAAACGCTCCGCGGGGAAACGCGTCGCCTTCGACGGCCGCGAGTACACCGTCGAGGAGCTCACGGCGGAGAGCTTCGACGGCGTCGACATCGCGCTGTTCAGCGCCGGCGGATCGATAAGCAAGGAGTTCGGGCCGCGCGCGGCGGAGAGAGGAACGATCGTCGTTGACAACAGCTCGGCGTTTCGAATGGTCGAGGGAGTCCCGCTGGTGATTCCCGAAGTGAATCCCGAGGCGATGAAAGGGATTAAAGTGGGAAATGGTAAAGGGGCGTTGATTGCGAACCCTAATTGCTCCACCATTATCTGCTTGATGGCCGTTACGCCTCTTCATCATCACGCTAAG GTGAAGAGGATGGTGGTTAGTACTTATCAAGCAGCTAGTGGTGCGGGTGCTGCAGCTATGGAAGAGCTTGTGCAGCAGACTCGCgag GTTTTAGCTGGTAAACCGCCGACTTGTAACATCTTCAGTCAACAG TATGCGTTTAACCTGTTTTCGCACAATGCTCCCATTACTGAGAACGGTTACAACGAAGAGGAAATGAAACTTGTGAAAGAGACGAGGAAGATTTGG AATGACACAGAAGTCAAAGTAACAGCGACGTGTATACGTGTTCCGGTTATGCGTGCTCATGCAGAGAGTGTGAATCTCCAGTTTGAGAACCCCCTCGATGAG AACACAGCAAGGGAGCTGTTGAGGAAAGCATCTGGAGTTTATATTATAGACGACCGTGCCTCTAACACCTTCCCTACTCCACTTGATGTCTCTAACAAAGACGATGTAGCGGTTGGTAGGATCAGGCGAGACGTGTCCCAAGACGGCAATTTCGG GCTGGACATATTCGTTTGTGGAGATCAAATACGCAAAGGAGCTGCTCTTAACGCTGTTCAAATCGCTGAGATGCTTCTCTGA
- the LOC111202436 gene encoding phragmoplastin DRP1C-like — MATMKSLIGLINKIQRACTVLGDHGGEGMSLWEALPTVAVVGGQSSGKSSVLESVVGRDFLPRGSGIVTRRPLVLQLHKTDEGTTEYAEFLHAPRKKFTDFAAVRKEIEDETDRITGKSKQISNKPIQLSIYSPNVVNLTLIDLPGLTKVAVEGQPDSIVQDIENMVRSYVEKPNCIILAISPANQDIATSDAIKLAREVDPTGERTFGVATKLDIMDKGTDCLDVLEGRSYRLQHPWVGIVNRSQADINKRVDMIAARRKEREYFETSPEYGHLASRMGSEYLAKLLSQHLETVIRQKIPSIVALINKSIDEINAELDRIGRPIAVDSGAQLYTILELCRAFDRVFKEHLDGGRPGGDRIYGVFDHQLPAALKKLPFDRHLSTRNVQKVVSEADGYQPHLIAPEQGYRRLIDGSISYFKGPAEATVDAVHFVLKELVRKSISETEELKRFPTLASDIAAAANEALERFRDESRKTVLRLVDMESSYLTVEFFRKLHLEPEKEKPNQRNAPPPNADIHSDNHFRKIGSNVSAYINMVCDTLRISLPKAVVYCQVREAKRSLLNFFYAQVGRKEKEKLGAMLDEDPQLMERRGTLAKRLELYKQARDDIDAVAWK; from the exons ATGGCGACGATGAAGAGTTTGATAGGTTTGATTAACAAAATCCAGAGAGCCTGCACTGTCCTCGGAGATCACGGCGGTGAAGGAATGTCGCTCTGGGAAGCTCTCCCAACCGTCGCCGTCGTCGGTGGCCAG AGTTCCGGAAAATCTTCAGTTCTAGAAAGTGTAGTGGGAAGAGACTTTCTACCTCGTGGATCTG GTATTGTTACGAGGAGGCCATTGGTGTTGCAGCTTCATAAGACCGATGAGGGAACAACAGAGTATGCCGAGTTTCTTCATGCTCCTAGGAAGAAGTTTACTGATTTTG CTGCTGTGCGAAAGGAAATCGAGGATGAAACTGATCGTATTACTGGGAAGTCCAAACAAATCTCAAACAAACCGATTCAGCTCAGCATATATTCTCCTAATG TTGTTAATCTGACGCTCATAGATCTTCCGGGTTTGACCAAGGTCGCTGTAG AGGGACAGCCGGATAGTATCGTCCAGGACATTGAAAATATGGTCCGCTCTTATGTTGAGAAG CCAAATTGCATCATATTGGCTATTTCTCCAGCTAATCAAGATATTGCTACCTCAGACGCGATAAAACTTGCTAGAGAAGTTGATCCTACAG GTGAAAGGACTTTTGGAGTGGCAACCAAGCTTGATATCATGGATAAAGGAACTGATTGTCTAGAT GTTCTCGAGGGAAGGTCATACCGGTTGCAACATCCCTGGGTCGGAATTGTGAATCGTTCACAGGCTGATATCAATAAGAGGGTCGATATGATTGCTGCGCGTAGAAAGGAGCGTGAATATTTTGAAACAAGCCCTGAATACGGGCATTTAGCCAGTAGGATGGGATCAGAATATCTAGCAAAACTCTTGTCTCAG CACTTAGAGACTGTTATCAGGCAGAAAATCCCCAGTATTGTTGCTTTAATCAACAAAAGCATCGATGAGATAAATGCAGAGTTGGACAGGATTGGGAGACCTATCGCTGTAGATTCAGGG GCCCAACTTTACACCATTTTAGAACTCTGTCGGGCATTTGATCGCGTCTTTAAAGAGCACTTGGATGGAGG ACGACCTGGTGGAGACCGGATCTATGGAGTTTTTGACCATCAATTACCAGCAGCCTTAAAGAAACTTCCCTTTGATCGACATCTCTCTACCAGAAATGTTCAGAAGGTAGTCTCAGAAGCAGATGGTTATCAGCCACATCTTATTGCTCCTGAACAAGGATACAGAAGGCTCATTGATGGATCCATTAGCTATTTCAAAGGACCAGCTGAAGCCACTGTCGATGCA GTGCATTTTGTATTGAAAGAGCTGGTAAGAAAGTCGATTTCAGAAACAGAG GAGCTGAAGCGGTTCCCAACTCTGGCGAGTGATATAGCAGCTGCTGCAAACGAAGCTCTTGAAAGATTCAGAGACGAAAGCAGGAAAACGGTTCTGCGTCTGGTGGACATGGAATCCAGTTACCTCACTGTTGAGTTCTTCAGAAAACTTCACCTTGAGCCCGAGAAAGAGAAACCAAACCAGAGAAATGCTCCACCACCAAACGCAGACATCCACTCCGATAATCACTTCAGAAAGATTG GATCCAACGTGAGTGCGTACATAAACATGGTATGTGACACATTGAGAATCTCACTTCCCAAAGCTGTTGTTTACTGCCAAGTCAGAGAAGCTAAGAGATCGCTCCTCAACTTCTTCTACGCTCAAGTCGGCAGGAAAGAG AAGGAGAAGCTGGGGGCGATGTTGGACGAAGACCCACAGCTGATGGAACGAAGAGGAACCTTAGCCAAACGGCTCGAGCTCTACAAACAAGCCAGAGATGACATCGATGCCGTGGCTTGGAAGTAA